Genomic window (Tardiphaga sp. vice304):
CAGCAACCCTACCTTGGCGAAGCCGAACTTGTCATGCAGCCCGAGCGACGCCGCATTGTCGGAATCGATATAGCCGATCATCTGGCGAAACCCCGCGGCAGCACAGACGTCGATCAATTCGCGCATCAACACCTGGCCGATGCCGTGGCCGACATGGTCGTGATGGATATAGATCGAATGCTTGACGGTGTAGCGATAGGCCGGTCGCTTGCGGAACAGCACCACATATGCGTAGCCGATCACCTCGCCGTTGCGCGTCGCCACCAGATGCGGGAAGCGCTTGCTGCGCAGGTTCTTGCGGCGGTCACGCAGATCGTCCGCCTGCGGCATCTCGGCGTCGCTGACGCCCTCGTCGATGCCGAGCCGGATATGGCGGCGATAGATCGCCAGCATCGGCTCGACATCGCTGTCGCGTGACGGCCGCACGACGATGGCCGGGCCGGAATCGGGGGTACGAAGATCCATGGGCGTTTCGCTATTCGCTGACCACATAGGTGTAAAGCCGGATCAGCCCATTGGCATCGACCTTGCGGTACACGCCCTGGATTTCGACGTCGAAGCCGGGGAAGGTGTTGAAGCAGGTCTGGAACATCTTGAGATAATCCAGCATCGGCTGCGCCCGCGCGGTGAGCCGCTCGCCGGGCACGATGGTGGCGATCCCCGGCGGATAGACCACGAAGGGCGTGGTGGCGATGCGGCCGGCGATCTCGTCGATCGGCAGATAATCGACATCGTTGCGCACCAGCACGCGCGCGGCGTCATGCGGCGACATCGCGATCTCCGGCAGGTGCTCGGACTTGAACTGCTTGGCCTGCAGGGCGCTGACATCGGCATTGCGGAAGAAGCGGTGCATCTCGCCGCACAGGTCGCGCAGCCGCACGCCGGCATAACGCGCCGGGCGACGTCTCGCAAATTCCGGAATCGCGTCTTCCAGCAGCGCGTTGTCGTCGTGCAGCTTCTTGAAGGCGACCAGGCCCGAAATCAGCGTGCCGGCCTTGCTGGCCTCGACGCCGGGCGTCAGCAGAAACAGTAGCGAATTGAGATCGTTCTTTTCCGGCACGATGCGGTTCTCGCGCAGGAACTGCGCCACCACCGGCGCCGGGATGCCGTGTTCGGTGTAGCCGCCGGTGGCCCGGTCGAAGCCGGGCGTCAGCAGCGTCAGCTTGTTCGGATCGGTCATGGCGAAACCCGCCGCCATGCCCGGGAAGCCGTGCCAGTCGGCATCCGGCGCCAACTGCCAATAGGTCGGGTTCTTGGCGAGTTGATCGGTGCTGACGCTTTCCCACGGCACGTTGTGCACGCCGCCCTCGTGCGCCGAATCCGGGATTTCGACGCGCTCCGGCACGAACGGCTCGAAGAACCAGCGCCGCTCCGGCCGGGTTTCCTTTTCCTCGAACTCGCGGCGCACGGCGCGGATCTTCTTGCGCAGCTCGATGCCGAGCCGGATGGTGTCGTCCCACAACACGACGCCGGAACGGCCCTTCATCATCTGCGCGCCGACGTCCAATGATGCGAACAGCGGATAGAACGGCGAGGTCGAGGCGTGCTGCATGAAGCTCTCGTTGAAGCGGCGATGCTCGACGCGACGCTTCTGGCCGCGGATGTGGCGGTCCTTCATGTGGATCTGCGAGGCCTGCGAGAACGAGGCGAGCTGCTTGTGGGTCGACTGAGTGGCGATGATGCCCGGCGAATCCGGGCCGAGATCGCCGAGCCCCATGGCGAAGCGGCCGGCGTAAAGCGGGTGGAACTTCATGAAGCCGGCCCACGCCTCGTCGAACAGGATATAGTCGCAGAGATGGCCGATGCGCGCGATGATCATCTCGGCGCTGTAGATCGTGCCGTCATAGG
Coding sequences:
- a CDS encoding Orn/Lys/Arg decarboxylase N-terminal domain-containing protein, with translation MDYFKRFNFLFAMPTFDADDLEGVRLNQIVAEIEHSGFEVVKARKLEDAAIAVQTDAAIGCMVVDWGKKGLEGKTAALINLMRSRGLDFPIILLIRRKRFEDVPVEVLDFIDGYIFLSEETPPFIAKNLVSRLKQYAETLKTPFFGALVDYAEEGNQLWTCPGHNGGVFYSRSPIGRVFMEHLGEAVFRDDLDNSVLDLGDLLTHEGPALQAQKEAAQIFGAEKTYFVLNGTSTSNKVALSALVTDGDLVLFDRNNHKAALHGALMIAGGVPIYVPAVRNPWGLIGPMNWEALEEDALRERIRINPLVTDPEAWKRPRPFRVAVVEQCTYDGTIYSAEMIIARIGHLCDYILFDEAWAGFMKFHPLYAGRFAMGLGDLGPDSPGIIATQSTHKQLASFSQASQIHMKDRHIRGQKRRVEHRRFNESFMQHASTSPFYPLFASLDVGAQMMKGRSGVVLWDDTIRLGIELRKKIRAVRREFEEKETRPERRWFFEPFVPERVEIPDSAHEGGVHNVPWESVSTDQLAKNPTYWQLAPDADWHGFPGMAAGFAMTDPNKLTLLTPGFDRATGGYTEHGIPAPVVAQFLRENRIVPEKNDLNSLLFLLTPGVEASKAGTLISGLVAFKKLHDDNALLEDAIPEFARRRPARYAGVRLRDLCGEMHRFFRNADVSALQAKQFKSEHLPEIAMSPHDAARVLVRNDVDYLPIDEIAGRIATTPFVVYPPGIATIVPGERLTARAQPMLDYLKMFQTCFNTFPGFDVEIQGVYRKVDANGLIRLYTYVVSE
- a CDS encoding GNAT family N-acetyltransferase gives rise to the protein MDLRTPDSGPAIVVRPSRDSDVEPMLAIYRRHIRLGIDEGVSDAEMPQADDLRDRRKNLRSKRFPHLVATRNGEVIGYAYVVLFRKRPAYRYTVKHSIYIHHDHVGHGIGQVLMRELIDVCAAAGFRQMIGYIDSDNAASLGLHDKFGFAKVGLLPGVAWRHGRWADTIMVQRSLATGATTAP